The proteins below are encoded in one region of Syngnathus acus chromosome 2, fSynAcu1.2, whole genome shotgun sequence:
- the LOC119135738 gene encoding sentrin-specific protease 7-like isoform X2, giving the protein MKPGRGWSHGSLYRQSAHGKLPFKDTVRKLMGLESLPTETFSTTRTAAGGSYSQSQVSTEAPCPWGSSVNFHRWRPKRASDRYPQRVLASECLATQKSENISERFCSPPKRISLEAHDSLAELRGFPNDGRLSSSSPGYKTVQGAVMQKTNSATNEESSSLETPPHAHRIGNRRFGRSKSNEEPGQKERDIWMAFRQKKQTNRVAGLHSRRKKQTRSETIVLSSEDDEPDEGDENKPIDQTAQIPHQTPEVDPQQPPFLELEFLSLHTGLMRTDAKGKMMITSSGIILPLKGELEGEVTVVASQLKGYGLWDGAVALGGTLLDDLVGTAPSLLFLWVTDAQASALHRELTIILSTRASGPPCAVLLLVMTKQLSECQAALLASMLEMTEFRNGRSSSSVGLTSPLRWTDGLLLIQNCPAPLDEHLLHLLGQSPMSNHLRRSSKNQTSALQLASRLIQYPPAPSKGRITVTKEDLACLESGQFLNDVIIDFFLKFLLVEVGARAMAERSHIFSSFFFKHLSRRQNSSDGSAVVLDQYMRHRRVKTWTRHVDIFSKDFLFVPINEEAHWYLAVICFPGQDGRHYEHRTSGTRSRSLRSAQPPACTEQGCTRKITSTQPCILVMDSLNVGQHENACKLLRDYLQVEWEERKGLHRVFTADSMHSYSCSVPQQDNSSDCGLYLLQYVESFFQNPVVHFDPPVALGRWFPRQRVRQKREAIRHLIMRLHKSQSQAEKI; this is encoded by the exons ATG AAACCTGGACGCGGGTGGAGTCATGGCAGCCTCTATCGTCAAAG CGCCCATGGAAAGCTGCCTTTTAAAGACACTGTCAGAAAGCTGATGGGACTGGAAAGCCTGCCCACAGAAACATTCTCGACCACTCGCACAGCAGCAGGAGGCAGTTACAGCCAGTCGCAGGTGTCAACAGAAGCTCCATGTCCTTGGGGGTCTTCAGTTAATTTCCACAG ATGGCGCCCAAAGCGTGCCTCAGACAGATATCCACAGCGTGTCTTGGCCTCAGAGTGTCTTGCTACGCAGAAGAGCGAAAACATAAGCGAGA GGTTTTGTTCACCACCTAAACGCATATCTTTGGAGGCGCATGACTCCCTGGCTGAGCTGAGAGGATTTCCAAATGATGGGAGGTTGAGTTCCTCCTCACCGGGTTACAAAACAGTACAGGGAGCTGTTATGCAGAAG aCTAATTCAGCTACAAATGAAGAGTCTTCCTCACTGGAGACACCACCTCATGCCCATCGAATCGGCAACAGGAGGTTCGGCAGAAGCAAGTCAAATGAGGAGCCGGGGCAGAAAGAGAGAGATATTTGGATGGCCTTCAGACAgaagaagcaaacaaacagaGTGGCTGGGCTTCATTCTCGGAGAAAGAAACAGACTCGATCAGAAACAA TTGTTTTATCCAGTGAGGACGACGAACCAGATGAAGGTGATGAGAACAAACCGATTGACCAGACAGCTCAAATACCTCACCAGACACCAGAAGTAGACCCGCAGCAGCCACCCTTCCTAGAGCTGGAGTTTTTGTCCCTTCACACCGGCTTGATGCGTACCGATGCCAAAGGAAAAATGATG ATTACATCGAGCGGAATCATCCTCCCGCTTAAAG GAGAGCTTGAAGGCGAGGTCACTGTGGTTGCATCACAATTGAAAGGCTATGGTTTATGGGATGGCGCTGTAGCTTTGGGTGGGACTCTGCTAGATGATCTTGTTGGGACTGCTCCATCGCTACTTTTCCTGTGGGTGACGGATGCTCAGGCCAGTGCGCTACACAGGGAGTTGACCATCATCCTCAGCACTCGTGCCTCAG GACCACCGTGCGCCGTTCTTTTACTGGTGATGACAAAGCAGCTTTCTGAGTGCCAGGCGGCACTGCTGGCATCTATGTTGGAGATGACAGAATTCAGGAATGGTCGCTCCTCTTCATCTGTGGGCCTGACCTCCCCCCTAAGGTGGACTGACGGGCTACTACTCATCCAGAATTGTCCCGCACCTCTGGATGAGCATCTCCTTCATCTGCTGGGTCAGTCACCG ATGTCCAACCATTTGAGAAGAAGCTCCAAAAATCAGACCTCTGCTCTGCAGTTGGCAAGCAG GTTGATTCAGTATCCGCCGGCGCCCTCCAAAGGCCGGATCACAGTGACAAAGGAGGATTTGGCTTGTCTGGAAAGTGGCCAGTTCctcaatgatgtcatcatagACTTCTTCCTCAA ATTCCTCCTTGTGGAGGTTGGGGCCCGCGCCATGGCTGAACGAAGTCACATTTTcagcagcttcttcttcaaacACCTAAGCAGACGGCAAAACTCCAGCGATGGTTCTGCTGTGGTCTt AGATCAGTACATGCGGCACCGGAGGGTGAAGACGTGGACTCGccatgttgacattttcagcaAAGACTTCCTGTTTGTACCCATCAATGAGGA AGCTCACTGGTACCTAGCGGTGATTTGTTTCCCGGGTCAGGATGGCAGACATTATGAGCATCGTACAA GTGGAACCAGGAGCCGCAGTTTGAGATCAGCGCAACCGCCG gcaTGTACAGAGCAAGGATGCACGAGGAAGATTACGTCGACGCA GCCGTGCATCCTGGTCATGGACTCTCTGAATGTGGGGCAGCATGAAAACGCTTGCAAGCTTCTACGAGA CTACCTGCAGGTGGAGTGGGAAGAGCGTAAGGGGTTGCATCGCGTCTTCACCGCCGACAGCATGCACAGCTACAGCTGCAGTGTCCCGCAGCAGGACAACAGCAGTGACTGTGGTTTGTACCTGCTGCAGTATGTGGAGAGCTTCTTTCAG AACCCTGTGGTGCACTTTGACCCCCCTGTGGCTTTGGGCCGCTGGTTTCCGAGACAACGGGTGCGACAGAAACGCGAGGCAATCCGGCATTTGATTATGAGGCTTCACAAGAGTCAGTCACAAGCTGAAAAGATTTGA
- the LOC119135738 gene encoding sentrin-specific protease 7-like isoform X1 — protein sequence MKPGRGWSHGSLYRQSAHGKLPFKDTVRKLMGLESLPTETFSTTRTAAGGSYSQSQVSTEAPCPWGSSVNFHRWRPKRASDRYPQRVLASECLATQKSENISERFCSPPKRISLEAHDSLAELRGFPNDGRLSSSSPGYKTVQGAVMQKTNSATNEESSSLETPPHAHRIGNRRFGRSKSNEEPGQKERDIWMAFRQKKQTNRVAGLHSRRKKQTRSETIVLSSEDDEPDEGDENKPIDQTAQIPHQTPEVDPQQPPFLELEFLSLHTGLMRTDAKGKMMITSSGIILPLKGELEGEVTVVASQLKGYGLWDGAVALGGTLLDDLVGTAPSLLFLWVTDAQASALHRELTIILSTRASGPPCAVLLLVMTKQLSECQAALLASMLEMTEFRNGRSSSSVGLTSPLRWTDGLLLIQNCPAPLDEHLLHLLGQSPEMSNHLRRSSKNQTSALQLASRLIQYPPAPSKGRITVTKEDLACLESGQFLNDVIIDFFLKFLLVEVGARAMAERSHIFSSFFFKHLSRRQNSSDGSAVVLDQYMRHRRVKTWTRHVDIFSKDFLFVPINEEAHWYLAVICFPGQDGRHYEHRTSGTRSRSLRSAQPPACTEQGCTRKITSTQPCILVMDSLNVGQHENACKLLRDYLQVEWEERKGLHRVFTADSMHSYSCSVPQQDNSSDCGLYLLQYVESFFQNPVVHFDPPVALGRWFPRQRVRQKREAIRHLIMRLHKSQSQAEKI from the exons ATG AAACCTGGACGCGGGTGGAGTCATGGCAGCCTCTATCGTCAAAG CGCCCATGGAAAGCTGCCTTTTAAAGACACTGTCAGAAAGCTGATGGGACTGGAAAGCCTGCCCACAGAAACATTCTCGACCACTCGCACAGCAGCAGGAGGCAGTTACAGCCAGTCGCAGGTGTCAACAGAAGCTCCATGTCCTTGGGGGTCTTCAGTTAATTTCCACAG ATGGCGCCCAAAGCGTGCCTCAGACAGATATCCACAGCGTGTCTTGGCCTCAGAGTGTCTTGCTACGCAGAAGAGCGAAAACATAAGCGAGA GGTTTTGTTCACCACCTAAACGCATATCTTTGGAGGCGCATGACTCCCTGGCTGAGCTGAGAGGATTTCCAAATGATGGGAGGTTGAGTTCCTCCTCACCGGGTTACAAAACAGTACAGGGAGCTGTTATGCAGAAG aCTAATTCAGCTACAAATGAAGAGTCTTCCTCACTGGAGACACCACCTCATGCCCATCGAATCGGCAACAGGAGGTTCGGCAGAAGCAAGTCAAATGAGGAGCCGGGGCAGAAAGAGAGAGATATTTGGATGGCCTTCAGACAgaagaagcaaacaaacagaGTGGCTGGGCTTCATTCTCGGAGAAAGAAACAGACTCGATCAGAAACAA TTGTTTTATCCAGTGAGGACGACGAACCAGATGAAGGTGATGAGAACAAACCGATTGACCAGACAGCTCAAATACCTCACCAGACACCAGAAGTAGACCCGCAGCAGCCACCCTTCCTAGAGCTGGAGTTTTTGTCCCTTCACACCGGCTTGATGCGTACCGATGCCAAAGGAAAAATGATG ATTACATCGAGCGGAATCATCCTCCCGCTTAAAG GAGAGCTTGAAGGCGAGGTCACTGTGGTTGCATCACAATTGAAAGGCTATGGTTTATGGGATGGCGCTGTAGCTTTGGGTGGGACTCTGCTAGATGATCTTGTTGGGACTGCTCCATCGCTACTTTTCCTGTGGGTGACGGATGCTCAGGCCAGTGCGCTACACAGGGAGTTGACCATCATCCTCAGCACTCGTGCCTCAG GACCACCGTGCGCCGTTCTTTTACTGGTGATGACAAAGCAGCTTTCTGAGTGCCAGGCGGCACTGCTGGCATCTATGTTGGAGATGACAGAATTCAGGAATGGTCGCTCCTCTTCATCTGTGGGCCTGACCTCCCCCCTAAGGTGGACTGACGGGCTACTACTCATCCAGAATTGTCCCGCACCTCTGGATGAGCATCTCCTTCATCTGCTGGGTCAGTCACCG GAGATGTCCAACCATTTGAGAAGAAGCTCCAAAAATCAGACCTCTGCTCTGCAGTTGGCAAGCAG GTTGATTCAGTATCCGCCGGCGCCCTCCAAAGGCCGGATCACAGTGACAAAGGAGGATTTGGCTTGTCTGGAAAGTGGCCAGTTCctcaatgatgtcatcatagACTTCTTCCTCAA ATTCCTCCTTGTGGAGGTTGGGGCCCGCGCCATGGCTGAACGAAGTCACATTTTcagcagcttcttcttcaaacACCTAAGCAGACGGCAAAACTCCAGCGATGGTTCTGCTGTGGTCTt AGATCAGTACATGCGGCACCGGAGGGTGAAGACGTGGACTCGccatgttgacattttcagcaAAGACTTCCTGTTTGTACCCATCAATGAGGA AGCTCACTGGTACCTAGCGGTGATTTGTTTCCCGGGTCAGGATGGCAGACATTATGAGCATCGTACAA GTGGAACCAGGAGCCGCAGTTTGAGATCAGCGCAACCGCCG gcaTGTACAGAGCAAGGATGCACGAGGAAGATTACGTCGACGCA GCCGTGCATCCTGGTCATGGACTCTCTGAATGTGGGGCAGCATGAAAACGCTTGCAAGCTTCTACGAGA CTACCTGCAGGTGGAGTGGGAAGAGCGTAAGGGGTTGCATCGCGTCTTCACCGCCGACAGCATGCACAGCTACAGCTGCAGTGTCCCGCAGCAGGACAACAGCAGTGACTGTGGTTTGTACCTGCTGCAGTATGTGGAGAGCTTCTTTCAG AACCCTGTGGTGCACTTTGACCCCCCTGTGGCTTTGGGCCGCTGGTTTCCGAGACAACGGGTGCGACAGAAACGCGAGGCAATCCGGCATTTGATTATGAGGCTTCACAAGAGTCAGTCACAAGCTGAAAAGATTTGA
- the ftcd gene encoding formimidoyltransferase-cyclodeaminase, with amino-acid sequence MAAALVECVPNFSEGKNQEVIDAISAAISSTPGCTLLDVDPGVSTNRTVYTFVGSPEAVVEGALNAARQAFNLIDMTRHSGEHPRMGALDVCPFIPVQNVSMEDCVRCANIFGQKLADMLHVPVFLYGEAARSEARRTLPSVRAGEYEALAEKLKQKEWAPDFGPATFVASWGATVTGARKFLIAYNVNVIGTKEQAHRIALDIREQGRRKDQPGLLKKVQAIGWYLDESNIAQVSTNILDFELTPLHCVYEEICKDAEDLKLPIVGSQIVGLIPLKALLDAADFYIARDKLFIVEEEHKVRLVISKLGLDSLGPFKAKERIIEYMVTSQDHGCLASLSLQQFVRSVGARTAAPGGGSVSAAVAALGAALGAMVGQMTYGKRQFEAVDGVMRRLIPPFHHAMNELLDMVDSDSSAFNSYMAALKMPKNSKEEVKRREVALQEGLKQAVSVPLALAEKVSTLWPSLEELVLYGNISCKSDIQVAVKALETAVFGAYYNVIINLQDINDDNFKMETQSRVSALLEEAKNFAFTILEAADKRA; translated from the exons ATGGCAGCTGCGCTGGTTGAATGTGTCCCCAACTTCTCAGAAGGCAAAAATCAAGAG GTCATTGACGCCATCTCGGCGGCCATTAGCAGCACACCCGGATGTACCCTGCTGGATGTTGACCCCGGCGTCTCCACCAACCGGACCGTCTACACGTTTGTGGGCTCTCCTGAAGCTGTTGTGGAAGGGGCGCTCAATGCTGCCCGTCAGGCTTTCAACCTCATTGACATGACTCGCCACTCAG GTGAACACCCTCGAATGGGAGCGCTGGACGTCTGTCCTTTCATTCCTGTCCAGAACGTCAGTATGGAAGACTGCGTCCGCTGCGCCAACATCTTTGGACAGAAACTGGCGGACATGTTGCATGTGCCAG TGTTTCTTTACGGCGAAGCAGCGCGAAGCGAGGCACGGAGGACTCTTCCGTCTGTGAGAGCCGGCGAGTATGAAGCTTTAGCAGAAAAG ctgaagcaGAAGGAGTGGGCTCCAGACTTTGGACCCGCCACCTTTGTGGCATCATGGGGTGCCACGGTGACAGGCGCACGGAAGTTCCTCATCGCCTACAACGTAAACGTGATTGGGACCAAGGAGCAGGCGCATCGCATCGCACTGGACATAAGAGAGCAGGGCAGAAGAAAAGACCAG CCAGGGTTGCTGAAAAAGGTTCAAGCCATCGGCTGGTACTTGGATGAGTCCAATATCGCTCAGGTGTCCACCAACATCCTGGATTTTGAGCTAACGCCTCTCCACTGTGTTTATGAGGAGATCTGCAAGGATGCAGAG GATCTAAAGCTGCCAATCGTGGGCTCCCAGATTGTCGGTTTGATTCCTCTCAAAGCTCTTCTGGATGCTGCAGACTTCTACATTGCTAGGGACAAACTCTTCATCGTTGAAGAAGAGCATAAAGTGCGACTG GTGATCAGCAAGCTGGGCCTCGACTCACTGGGTCCGTTCAAAGCAAAGGAGCGGATAATTGA GTACATGGTGACGTCGCAGGACCACGGCTGCCTGGCGTCTCTTTCCCTGCAGCAATTTGTTCGCAGCGTTGGCGCCCGGACGGCTGCTCCTGGCGGAGGCTCAGTCTCCGCCGCCGTGGCTGCTCTG GGAGCGGCGCTCGGCGCCATGGTGGGCCAAATGACATACGGCAAGAGGCAGTTTGAAGCTGTGGACGGTGTGATGAGGAGACTGATACCTCCGTTTCATCACGCTATGAATGAGCTGCTGGACATGGTTGACAGTGACTCATCTGCCTTCAACAGCTACATG GCAGCGCTCAAGATGCCCAAAAATTCTAAGGAGGAAGTAAAAAG GCGAGAGGTGGCCTTGCAGGAGGGCCTGAAGCAAGCAGTGAGTGTTCCGTTGGCGCTGGCTGAGAAGGTTAGCACCCTCTGGCCATCACTTGAAGAACTTGTCTTATACGGGAACATCAGCTGCAAATCAGATATTCAG GTTGCAGTAAAAGCGCTGGAGACGGCAGTTTTCGGGGCTTACTACAACGTCATCATCAACCTTCAAGACATTAATGATGACAATTTCAAGATGGAG ACTCAGTCCAGAGTGTCAGCATTATTAGAGGAGGCAAAAAATTTTGCCTTCACCATCCTTGAAGCTGCCGACAAGCGAGCATGA
- the LOC119135766 gene encoding pro-opiomelanocortin-like — protein sequence MSDIMCACGRACVCICVCVYVPLGDNIKGGLTQEDTRTQHQHQRTKTKTDERRMCPTWLLATVVLVGVARGAASQCWEHASCQELDSKSLMDCLQLCHADLSDLNANPGPVQPPPIPESDPSPPAKRSYAMEHFRWGKPVGRKRRPIKVYTPNGVEEESSEVFPGEMRRELKNEPPVVSEEEGVMEEDGVQKKDDTYKMKHFRWSSPPPIKRYGGFMKGWVQAEQRPLVTLLKNVINKDGQTQK from the exons ATGAGTGACATCATGTGCGCATGTggccgtgcgtgtgtgtgtatttgtgtttgtgtgtacgttCCGTTAGGTGACAATATAAAAGGTGGGCTGACCCAAGAGGATACAAGAACCCAGCATCAGCATCAGAGAACCAAGACCAAGACAGACGAGAG GAGGATGTGTCCTACATGGCTGTTAGCGACGGTGGTGCTTGTGGGTGTGGCCAGAGGAGCCGCCAGTCAGTGTTGGGAGCATGCATCCTGTCAGGAGCTGGACTCAAAAAGCCTGATG GATTGTCTGCAGCTCTGTCACGCCGACCTCAGTGACTTGAACGCCAACCCGGGACCAGTccagcccccccccattcCTGAGTCTGACCCCTCCCCCCCTGCCAAGCGCTCTTACGCCATGGAGCATTTCCGCTGGGGGAAGCCCGTAGGCCGAAAACGCCGTCCCATTAAAGTATACACGCCCAACGGTGTGGAAGAAGAGTCGAGTGAGGTTTTCCCCGGGGAGATGAGGCGCGAATTAAAGAATGAGCCGCCGGTAGTTTCAGAGGAAGAGGGGGTGATGGAGGAGGACGGAGTCCAGAAGAAAGACGACACCTACAAGATGAAGCACTTTCGCTGGAGCAGCCCGCCCCCCATCAAACGCTACGGCGGCTTCATGAAAGGTTGGGTCCAGGCCGAGCAGAGACCACTGGTCACGCTCCTCAAGAACGTCATCAACAAAGATGGACAGACGCAGAAGTAG
- the iqcb1 gene encoding IQ calmodulin-binding motif-containing protein 1 isoform X2: MDSVLSLASHLAMRAECVFLFRNVMDSVSWLLRAHAQLTAQVLGSTHYELIQGCDEVTVSLLCIHMWINICTASSDFLSSLSDDAIRLLLNEAVCQLAVTSDGALGGASVRLILHMAKQLPLQPFLFNFKGLDSLLDKDWRGRGFDKEVDQLIAFIQSQEKSALADRVRAACVIQAAWKSYVTRRRVKSLGRVVSMLQRRFRARRRQQQQHREEQRLQEELNYQVCLQRLQGRTKFHQKQRELLQLLPPDQVQPYLLECEVRAAVLIQSAWRGFLARRSIDSQRPALKLARTQQDAARTLQRAVRRFLQERRAAKVLASGPCWIGQKGLTDSKRAVLKRQVEEYIRVHPSSSVSRQQCEQLHIDVQWRLQALLQQAVRQQRQEQKMDSLLAHTHTQLDLLKDAPPLSAVTATDIKSFLSPSGTIAIRARDAHNARLQANRLPWWRTLGEKTAEFKPEEEIELGLGGVDSS, from the exons ATGGATAGCGTCCTGTCTTTGGCCAGTCATCTTGCGATGCGAGCAGAG TGTGTTTTTCTCTTCAGGAATGTGATGGATTCTGTCAGCTGGCTTCTGAGAGCGCATGCACAGCTCACCGCGCAAG TTCTTGGTTCTACCCACTACGAACTCATCCAGGGCTGCGATGAGGTCACTGTGTCACTGCTCTGTATCCACATGTGGATTAATATATGTACGGCAAGCAG TGACTTCTTGTCTAGTTTAAGCGACGACGCCATTCGGCTGCTACTCAATGAGGCTGTTTGCCAATTAGCTGTGACCTCTGATGGGGCGCTGGGCGGAGCATCTGTCAGACTCATCCTCCACATGGCCAAGCAACTGCCGCTTCAGCccttcctcttcaacttcaaaG gttTAGACAGCCTATTAGACAAAGACTGGCGAGGACGGGGCTTTGACAAGGAAGTTGATCAGTTGATTGCATTTATCCAGTCCCAGGAAAAAAGT GCTTTGGCTGACCGTGTGAGAGCGGCGTGTGTGATTCAGGCAGCCTGGAAATCATATGTGACCAGACGTCGAGTCAAGAGTCTTGGCAGAGTGGTTTCTATGCTGCAGCGTCGCTTCAG gGCTCGccgacgacaacaacaacaacacagggAGGAACAGCGGTTGCAAGAGGAGTTGAATTATCAG gtCTGTTTGCAACGGCTACAGGGAAGGACAAAGTTCCACCAAAAACAGAGAGAACTGCTTCAGCTCCTACCGCCTG ACCAGGTGCAGCCGTACCTGCTAGAATGCGAGGTCCGTGCAGCCGTGTTGATTCAGAGCGCCTGGCGAGGCTTTCTAGCCAGACGAAGCATTGACTCGCAGCGACCTGCATTGAaactcgcacgcacacagcaGGATGCCGCCAGAACCCTACAGAGAGCT GTGCGTCGCTTTCTCCAAGAGCGTCGGGCAGCTAAAGTCTTGGCCTCCGGACCTTGCTGGATTGGCCAGAAGGGTTTGACCGATAGCAAGAGGGCAGTGTTGAAGAGACAGGTGGAGGAATATATCCGTGTCCATCCC tCAAGCAGCGTGAGTCGTCAGCAATGTGAACAGCTCCACATCGACGTGCAGTGGCGGCTACAGGCACTGCTGCAACAGGCGGTGCGACAACAGAGGCAGGAGCAGAAAATGGACTCCCTGTTggctcacactcacactcagcTGGATCTCCTcaaag ATGCCCCACCACTCTCTGCTGTCACGGCGACCGACATCAAGTCTTTTCTGAGCCCTTCCGGTACCATCGCCATTCGTGCCCGTGACGCCCACAATGCCAGGCTACAGGCCAACAGGCTACCCTGGTGGCGGACGCTGGGGGAGAAGACTGCCGAATTTAAACCAGAGGAGGAGATTGAGCTTGGCCTTGGGGGAGTGGACAGCAGCTGA
- the iqcb1 gene encoding IQ calmodulin-binding motif-containing protein 1 isoform X1 has product MERTEEAVMHLKRQVEDSSLSPADRIHLLNDTLKRFLDTATAQKDSNARTRITSLLYQSGILSHCVTLLTLGPQRLQSVWGAAVTLASLTSSCCVGVEPGELSETFHRLFLPSVMDSVLSLASHLAMRAECVFLFRNVMDSVSWLLRAHAQLTAQVLGSTHYELIQGCDEVTVSLLCIHMWINICTASSDFLSSLSDDAIRLLLNEAVCQLAVTSDGALGGASVRLILHMAKQLPLQPFLFNFKGLDSLLDKDWRGRGFDKEVDQLIAFIQSQEKSALADRVRAACVIQAAWKSYVTRRRVKSLGRVVSMLQRRFRARRRQQQQHREEQRLQEELNYQVCLQRLQGRTKFHQKQRELLQLLPPDQVQPYLLECEVRAAVLIQSAWRGFLARRSIDSQRPALKLARTQQDAARTLQRAVRRFLQERRAAKVLASGPCWIGQKGLTDSKRAVLKRQVEEYIRVHPSSSVSRQQCEQLHIDVQWRLQALLQQAVRQQRQEQKMDSLLAHTHTQLDLLKDAPPLSAVTATDIKSFLSPSGTIAIRARDAHNARLQANRLPWWRTLGEKTAEFKPEEEIELGLGGVDSS; this is encoded by the exons ATGGAGCGGACTGAGGAGGCAGTAATGCATCTAAAGCGACAAGTGGAGGACTCAAGTCTGAGTCCTGCTGACAGAATCCACCTGCTGAATGACACTTTAAAGC GGTTTCTGGACACGGCGACGGCCCAGAAGGATAGCAATGCACGGACCAGAATCACATCTCTTTTGTATCAGAGTGGAATCCTGAGCCACTGTGTCACCCTCCTCACTCTGGGTCCCCAAAGGCTGCAAAGCGTCTGGGGAGCTGCCGTCACGCTGGCCTCCCTTACAAG TTCCTGTTGCGTTGGGGTGGAGCCTGGTGAATTGTCCGAGACTTTTCATAGGCTATTCCTACCATCAGTCATGGATAGCGTCCTGTCTTTGGCCAGTCATCTTGCGATGCGAGCAGAG TGTGTTTTTCTCTTCAGGAATGTGATGGATTCTGTCAGCTGGCTTCTGAGAGCGCATGCACAGCTCACCGCGCAAG TTCTTGGTTCTACCCACTACGAACTCATCCAGGGCTGCGATGAGGTCACTGTGTCACTGCTCTGTATCCACATGTGGATTAATATATGTACGGCAAGCAG TGACTTCTTGTCTAGTTTAAGCGACGACGCCATTCGGCTGCTACTCAATGAGGCTGTTTGCCAATTAGCTGTGACCTCTGATGGGGCGCTGGGCGGAGCATCTGTCAGACTCATCCTCCACATGGCCAAGCAACTGCCGCTTCAGCccttcctcttcaacttcaaaG gttTAGACAGCCTATTAGACAAAGACTGGCGAGGACGGGGCTTTGACAAGGAAGTTGATCAGTTGATTGCATTTATCCAGTCCCAGGAAAAAAGT GCTTTGGCTGACCGTGTGAGAGCGGCGTGTGTGATTCAGGCAGCCTGGAAATCATATGTGACCAGACGTCGAGTCAAGAGTCTTGGCAGAGTGGTTTCTATGCTGCAGCGTCGCTTCAG gGCTCGccgacgacaacaacaacaacacagggAGGAACAGCGGTTGCAAGAGGAGTTGAATTATCAG gtCTGTTTGCAACGGCTACAGGGAAGGACAAAGTTCCACCAAAAACAGAGAGAACTGCTTCAGCTCCTACCGCCTG ACCAGGTGCAGCCGTACCTGCTAGAATGCGAGGTCCGTGCAGCCGTGTTGATTCAGAGCGCCTGGCGAGGCTTTCTAGCCAGACGAAGCATTGACTCGCAGCGACCTGCATTGAaactcgcacgcacacagcaGGATGCCGCCAGAACCCTACAGAGAGCT GTGCGTCGCTTTCTCCAAGAGCGTCGGGCAGCTAAAGTCTTGGCCTCCGGACCTTGCTGGATTGGCCAGAAGGGTTTGACCGATAGCAAGAGGGCAGTGTTGAAGAGACAGGTGGAGGAATATATCCGTGTCCATCCC tCAAGCAGCGTGAGTCGTCAGCAATGTGAACAGCTCCACATCGACGTGCAGTGGCGGCTACAGGCACTGCTGCAACAGGCGGTGCGACAACAGAGGCAGGAGCAGAAAATGGACTCCCTGTTggctcacactcacactcagcTGGATCTCCTcaaag ATGCCCCACCACTCTCTGCTGTCACGGCGACCGACATCAAGTCTTTTCTGAGCCCTTCCGGTACCATCGCCATTCGTGCCCGTGACGCCCACAATGCCAGGCTACAGGCCAACAGGCTACCCTGGTGGCGGACGCTGGGGGAGAAGACTGCCGAATTTAAACCAGAGGAGGAGATTGAGCTTGGCCTTGGGGGAGTGGACAGCAGCTGA